One genomic region from Pyrobaculum islandicum DSM 4184 encodes:
- a CDS encoding AAA family ATPase: MRAVIRDFKSVAHAELEVAPLTILIGPPAGGKSNILDALAVLGYPARLLRLDEEYGGDKNALEPLGLVARYTEPRALFRNYDLTKTPTVETPKYSVSIHYRRGLRLQVKAGDATAEINMEYLTAGGDLAPLQDILVETRLYGYDRYGLPATGCRQGHCGFYDYLTTQGRFTPRNILSDLGWNIRRVIRYTPDVVREINEALSERLGEKIELKVSKEGAIAIYDYDYEVTSPSVSETLFRLVYYLAALRSAASYAKLYGLEGRLVVALEEPEAHIFPLLLDLLADHIAQATSTVHVVLATHNPLLVSALWDRAAGVKTYYIHRDKHGATAAAEINIRKMAQDLATTEDIMLTPPAEILAKYAKSPTTPSATQPAT, translated from the coding sequence ATGCGGGCGGTCATCAGAGACTTCAAAAGCGTCGCACACGCCGAGCTGGAGGTAGCCCCCCTCACCATACTGATAGGCCCCCCGGCGGGGGGCAAGTCAAACATACTAGACGCCCTCGCCGTCTTGGGCTACCCCGCCAGGCTCCTACGCCTTGACGAGGAATACGGCGGCGATAAAAACGCCCTGGAGCCGTTGGGACTGGTTGCCAGGTACACAGAGCCCAGAGCCCTCTTCCGGAACTACGACCTAACCAAGACCCCAACCGTGGAGACGCCCAAATACTCCGTCTCCATCCACTACAGGCGAGGCCTAAGGCTACAGGTGAAGGCAGGAGACGCGACAGCCGAGATAAATATGGAGTACCTCACCGCCGGGGGCGACCTGGCCCCCCTCCAGGACATCCTCGTGGAGACCCGCCTCTACGGATACGACAGATACGGCCTGCCGGCCACGGGGTGCCGACAGGGCCACTGCGGCTTCTACGACTACCTAACCACCCAGGGCAGGTTCACCCCCCGCAACATCCTAAGCGACCTGGGCTGGAACATACGCCGAGTCATCAGATACACCCCAGACGTCGTGAGGGAGATCAACGAGGCGCTTTCGGAAAGGCTCGGCGAGAAGATAGAGCTCAAGGTGTCCAAGGAGGGCGCCATCGCCATCTACGACTACGACTACGAGGTGACGTCGCCCTCCGTATCCGAGACCCTATTCCGGTTGGTGTATTACCTAGCCGCCCTGAGGTCCGCCGCCAGCTACGCCAAGCTCTACGGCCTAGAGGGGCGCCTCGTCGTCGCGCTGGAGGAGCCCGAGGCGCACATATTCCCCCTCCTCCTGGATCTGCTCGCCGACCACATAGCCCAGGCCACCTCCACCGTCCACGTGGTGCTCGCCACCCACAACCCACTCCTCGTCTCAGCCCTCTGGGACCGCGCCGCCGGAGTCAAAACATACTACATCCACCGCGACAAACACGGCGCCACAGCCGCCGCCGAAATAAACATAAGAAAAATGGCACAGGACCTAGCCACCACCGAAGACATCATGCTCACGCCCCCCGCCGAAATCCTCGCCAAATACGCCAAAAGCCCCACGACGCCAAGCGCCACGCAACCCGCCACCTAG